The Podospora pseudopauciseta strain CBS 411.78 chromosome 2 map unlocalized CBS411.78m_2, whole genome shotgun sequence genome has a window encoding:
- the NEO1 gene encoding putative aminophospholipid-translocase (BUSCO:EOG09260AZM; EggNog:ENOG503NU8S; COG:P) encodes MPPPSQYHPSAPPDSPDDSDSELDLDIEELDPIPASGSSQASQQPKQTERRAPRIALRTLRMGGLRRGANRNGYGELGRSRAAGEEDAEALLRDDDGNNPRYSDASTGGRDDAPLLSEHGGGSGPRRRRRSFAADTLRVGRLRLPSFMSGTDADHGKDNQEEEEKEEDDPSSSRLVAVGSRQVIRFPPNSISNAKYTAWSFLPVTLYNEFSFFFNMYFLLVALSQIIPALRIGYLSTYIAPLAFVLVITLGKEAYDDLERRRRDNEANSELYTVLQFDEPGVGSANLRSRKTLKSSHVRKGSKRAIPQGDRLSDIREEEEQMEADGSHRFASSHVHEISKKSKDLKVGDVLKLSKGHRVPADVIVLKCLSNEAAAHQGEPEALLPKEESLLVDHLVDPGQGSSKDVKSAAGGAAEGSSNGETFIRTDQLDGETDWKLRLASPLSQNLPIEELVRLRVTAGKPDRKVNEFTGTLELLPTRQDAVSTNAFASSDEQAKAAPLSIDNTAWANTVIASHATTLAVVIYSGPQTRSALSTSPSRSKTGLLEYEINSLTKILCFLTLALSIILVAAEGFGNTKTDVWYIKIMKFLVLFSTIVPISLRVNLDMGKSVYSWFIQRDPGIPGAVVRTSTIPEDLGRIEYLLSDKTGTLTQNDMEMKKIHVGTVSYANDAMDEVAGYVRQGFTLGATNLSQVSNPPLATPSSSSAAGVGAGATRQRREIGSRVRDVVMALALCHNVTPTTEEDERTGRMVNSYQASSPDEIAIVKWTESVGLRLAYRDRRSIVLESTETGRVVVKVRILDIFPFTSEGKRMGIVVRFAERLNETGDGDGEIWFYQKGADTVMTGIVAANDWLDEETANMAREGLRTLVVGRKRLSNAEYREFEQEYKRAALAISGREAGVQGVVGRYLEHDLELLGVTGVEDKLQRDVKPSLELLRNAGIKIWMLTGDKVETARCVGVSSKLVARGQYIHTVEKLRRKDSAQEHIDFLRSKPDSCLLIDGESLGLFLTHYRTEFISVAVKLPTVVACRCSPTQKAEVARLIKEYTKKRVCCIGDGGNDVSMIQAADVGVGIVGKEGRQASLAADFSIEQFCHLTKLLVWHGRNSYKRSAKLAQFVIHRGLIIAVCQTMFSIAVDFEPLGLYKDWLMVGYATIYTAAPVLSLVLDKDVDEELANLYPELYKELTEGRSLSYRTFFVWVFVSIYQGCLIQGLSQVLTEVDSPRMVAVSYTVLVLNELLMVAVEITTWHWVMVVSIVGTFLVFVGSVPFLGGYFDLGFLMEVGFYWRVAAILAMSLIPTWAAKVIQRTMKPPSYRKVQGI; translated from the exons ATGCCTCCCCCAAGCCAGTACCACCCGTCTGCTCCGCCAGACTCGCCGGACGACTCGGACTCCGAACTAGATCTCGATATCGAAGAACTCGACCCGATTCCCGCCTCTGGCTCCTCGCAGGCCAGTCAGCAGCCAAAACAAACCGAACGACGAGCTCCGAGGATAGCTTTGCGTACGCTTCGTATGGGTGGCCTACGTCGAGGGGCTAACCGGAATGGATACGGCGAGCTGGGACGCAGCCGGGCCgcaggcgaggaagacgcCGAGGCGCTTCtgagggatgatgatggaaacAACCCACGCTACTCCGATGCCAGCACGGGCGGGAGAGACGATGCCCCGCTGCTCAGCGAGCACGGCGGTGGTTCAGGCCCGCGGCGGCGACGACGATCTTTTGCTGCCGACACCCTTCGGGTTGGGAGACTCCGGCTGCCTAGTTTCATGTCGGGAACAGACGCAGATCATGGCAAGGACAaccaagaggaagaggaaaaagaagaggacgaccCATCGTCATCCAGACTGGTGGCTGTTGGCTCACGACAGGTAATACGGTTCCCACCAAACTCGATATCAAACGCCAAGTACACAGCGTGGAGCTTTTTGCCAGTGACGCTGTACAACGagttctccttcttcttcaacatgtACTTTTTGTTGGTGGCCTTGTCGCAGATCATTCCGGCGCTGAGAATCGGTTATCTTTCCACGTACATTGCGCCATTAGCGTTTGTTTTGGTGATCACTCTGGGGAAGGAAGCCTATGATGATCtcgagaggaggaggagagacaATGAGGCCAACTCTGAATTGTATACGGTACTGCAGTTCGATGAACCAGGAGTGGGTAGCGCGAATCTTCGGTCAAGGAAGACACTCAAATCATCTCACGTACGAAAAGGTTCAAAACGTGCTATTCCACAAGGGGACAGACTGTCGGATAtcagagaggaagaagagcaaaTGGAGGCTGACGGCTCACACCGTTTCGCTTCGTCTCATGTTCATGAAATCAGCAAAAAGTCAAAGGATCTCAAGGTGGGCGATGTCCTGAAGCTCAGCAAGGGGCATCGTGTACCGGCCGATGTCATTGTTCTAAAATGTCTTTCAAACGAAGCCGCGGCCCACCAAGGAGAGCCGGAAGCACTACTACCGAAAGAAGAGTCGCTACTGGTCGATCACCTTGTTGATCCTGGGCAGGGCAGCTCAAAGGATGTCAAGTCCGCTGCCGGAGGAGCTGCTGAGGGAAGCTCAAACGGAGAAACCTTTATCAGAACAGACCAGCTCGACGGTGAAACTGACTGGAAATTACGTCTTGCCTCTCCCCTCTCGCAAAACCTACCAATCGAGGAGCTTGTTCGCCTTCGCGTCACCGCCGGCAAGCCAGACAGAAAGGTCAACGAGTTCACCGGCACCTTGGAGCTGCTGCCCACACGGCAGGATGCTGTGAGTACCAACGCCTTTGCCAGCAGCGATGAGCAAGCCAAAGCAGCTCCCCTCTCCATCGACAACACCGCCTGGGCCAACACGGTCATTGCCTCACACGCCACCACCTTGGCGGTGGTAATCTACAGCGGTCCACAAACCCGCTCCGCCCtgtcaacctcgccctcccgCTCGAAGACTGGCCTTCTCGAATACGAAATCAACTCGCTTACCAAAATCCTCTgcttcctcaccctcgccctgTCCATCATCCTGGTCGCGGCGGAAGGCTTCGGCAACACAAAGACTGACGTGTGGTACATCAAGATTATGAAGTTTCTGGTCCTGTTCTCGACCATCGTGCCGATTTCCCTCCGTGTCAATCTCGACATGGGAAAATCGGTTTATTCATGGTTTATCCAGCGGGACCCCGGGATCCCGGGcgcggtggtgaggacgTCGACGATACCGGAGGACTTGGGGAGGATCGAGTACCTCCTCAGCGACAAGACGGGGACATTGACGCAAAACGACatggagatgaagaagattCATGTCGGGACGGTGTCGTATGCTAATGATGCGATGGACGAGGTGGCGGGGTATGTGAGGCAGGGATTTACTCTTGGTGCTACGAATCTGAGCCAGGTGTCCAATCCGCCTTTGGCCACGCCGTCGAGCTCGAGCGCCGCGGGGGTGGGGGCTGGGGCTacgaggcagaggagggagattgggtcgagggtgagggatgtggtgatggcgcTGGCGCTGTGTCATAACGTTACGCCTACtacggaggaggatgagaggacggggaggatggtTAATTCTTATCAGGCGAGCAGTCCGGATGAGATTGCGATTGTGAAGTGGACTGAGTCGGTTGGGCTGAGGTTGGCGTATCGGGACAGGAGGAGTATTGTTTTGGAGAGTACTgagacggggagggtggtggtgaaggtgaggaTATTGGACATTTTCCCTTTTACGAGcgaggggaagaggatggggattgTGGTTAGGTTTGCCGAGAGGTTGAATGAGAcaggggatggggatggggagattTGGTTTTATCAAAAGGGGGCGGATACGGTCATGACGGGGATTGTGGCGGCGAATGATtggttggatgaggagacTGCGAATATGGCTAGGGAGGGGCTGAGgacgctggtggtggggaggaagaggttgagtAATGCGGAGTACAGGGAGTTTGAGCAGGAGTATAAGAGGGCGGCTTTGGCGATTAGTGGACGGGAGGCCGGGGtgcagggggtggtgggcCGGTATCTGGAGCATGATTTGGAGTTGCTCGGGGTcacgggggtggaggataaGCTGCAAAGGGATGTGAAGCCTAGTTTGGAGCTGTTGAGGAACGCGGGGATCAAGATTTGGATGCTGACGGGGGACAAGGTTGAGACGGCGaggtgtgtgggtgtgagTAGTAAGCTGGTGGCGAGGGGGCAGTATATACATACTGTggagaagttgaggaggaaggacaGCGCGCAGGAGCATATTGACTTTTTGAGGAGCAAGCCGGACAGCTGCTTGCTGATTGATGGGGAgagtttggggttgtttttgaCGCATTATCGGACCGAGTTTATCAGTGTGGCGGTGAAGTTGCCGACGGTTGTTGCTTGTCGGTGCTCGCCGACGCAAAAGGCGGAGGTGGCGAGGCTGATCAAGGAGTATACCAAGAAGAGGGTGTGCTGTATCGGGGATGGAGGGAATGATGTTAGTATGATTCAGGCGGCGGATGTAGGGGTTGGTATCGTTGGCAAGGAAGGACGACAGGCCAGTCTTGCGGCTGATTTCAGCATCGAGCAGTTTTGTCACTTGACCAAGCTGCTGGTGTGGCACGGGAGGAACTCGTACAAACGAAGCGCCAAGTTGGCCCAGTTTGTGATCCACAGAGGGTTGATCATTGCGGTGTGCCAGACAATGTTTAGCATCGCGGTCGACTTTGAGCCGTTAGGGTTGTACAAAGACTGGTTGATGGTCGGGTACGCCACCATCTACACGGCGGCACCGGTGCTAAGTCTTGTCCTGGACAAGGATGTggacgaggagctggcgAACCTGTATCCGGAGCTGTACAAAGAATTGACCGAGGGCAGGAGCTTGAGCTACCGGACCTTTTTTGTGTGGGTGTTTGTGTCGATTTACCAGGGGTGTCTGATTCAGGGGTTGAGCCAGGTCTTGACCGAGGTGGACAGCCcgaggatggtggcggtTAGTTATACCGTGCTGGTGCTGAACGAgctgttgatggtggcggtggagattACGACGTGGCattgggtgatggtggtgtcgaTTGTGGGCACGtttttggtgtttgtggGAAGTGTGCCGTTTTTGGGAGGGTATTTTGATTTGGGGTTTTTGATGGAGGT GGGCTTTTACTGGAGAGTTGCGGCGATCCTGGCCATGAGCTTGATCCCAACTTGGGCGGCAAAGGTGATTCAACGGACTATGAAGCCGCCTTCTTACAGAAAGGTTCAGGGGATTTGA
- the CYC2 gene encoding mitochondrial peripheral inner membrane protein (COG:C; COG:H; EggNog:ENOG503P3IW), with protein sequence MSGRLVSSGIRLPKHVAGDGRLNLMKISLSSHAQRQALQRIYTQRSQHRQFHVSPSQAAKSRFDSPKSEKDESRFAAAKSKKNTPKSTPEPNAAQDQEEPRVTRKEVKRERTKILLEQREQRIRELEAQEKERLEQEKQEEERAEQERQELKRLVKEQLGLETENPAKEEKSRSEQSSNVVRNIFFSGVASAGALVLWEMWRFAYSTEPLNDQKFSPFEIVDRQQVSPTAFIVTVKPVVSRLGGLASQWKLAWLETLQHKLAREGTWAVEIKQPELQVARDYTPLPELDVLSATNEYDTRGRIELFQLLKGLFSPQQSFPTFKFLIRRTEGGEVSSWLSRRKVGDTIELRGPHQSFNVVARAGYKEAEEPKRVVFLAGGTGIAPALQAAGSLFREHGQTLKKMPQFDIIWANRSKEDIKTDNPVIELLEKLKEMSRGKINYVCVVDEEGRFITANDIVAKTQITPPRKSWFWNSSKAESTPSKEDVNCYYHSSKHLITSAGEDYEKVDGENPRRQCACPVGRPSFKNLLMVSGPEGFNNYFAGPKYWADGKERQGPVGGVIGELAKKYPSLASDWLVLKL encoded by the coding sequence ATGTCTGGAAGACTCGTCTCATCGGGCATACGCCTGCCAAAACACGTTGCTGGAGATGGGAGACTCAACCTCATGAAGATCTCGCTCTCATCACATGCTCAGCGACAGGCATTACAAAGAATATACACGCAAAGGTCCCAGCATCGCCAATTTCATGTCTCACCTTCTCAGGCAGCAAAATCTAGATTTGACTCCCCCAAGTCGGAGAAAGATGAATCCAGATTCGCCGCTGCCAAATCGAAGAAAAATACTCCAAAATCAACCCCAGAGCCAAACGCAGCCCAAGACCAGGAGGAGCCACGCGTCACCAGGAAGGAGGTGAAGCGAGAGCGAACGAAAATACTCCTAGAACAACGGGAACAAAGAATCCGAGAGCTAGAAGcacaagagaaagaaagactAGAACAGGAAAaacaagaggaagagagagcgGAACAGGAGAGGCAAGAGCTCAAACGACTGGTCAAGGAACAACTAGGCCTAGAAACAGAAAACCCAGcaaaagaggagaagagccGGTCAGAGCAGAGTTCGAATGTCGTCCGCAACATTTTCTTTTCCGGAGTTGCCTCGGCCGGTGCCCTCGTCTTATGGGAGATGTGGAGGTTTGCTTACAGCACCGAGCCACTCAACGACCAGAAGTTTTCACCATTTGAGATTGTTGACCGGCAACAAGTGTCCCCTACGGCCTTTATCGTCACCGTCAAGCCGGTTGTATCACGCCTGGGCGGTCTCGCCAGCCAGTGGAAGCTGGCATGGCTCGAGACACTCCAGCACAAACTTGCGCGGGAGGGTACCTGGGCTGTTGAGATCAAACAGCCCGAACTCCAAGTCGCGCGGGATTACACCCCCTTGCCGGAGCTGGATGTGCTTAGTGCTACAAACGAGTACGACACTCGCGGCCGTATCGAACTCTTCCAGCTGCTCAAGGGTCTCTTCTCCCCACAACAATCCTTCCCCACGTTCAAGTTCCTGATCAGGAGAACAGAAGGCGGGGAGGTGAGCAGCTGGCTAAGCCGCAGAAAAGTGGGGGACACCATTGAACTACGCGGACCACACCAGAGCTTCAATGTCGTCGCCCGGGCGGGATACAAGGAAGCGGAAGAGCCCAAAAGGGTCGTGTTTCTCGCCGGCGGAACAGGCATAGCACCAGCCCTCCAAGCAGCCGGGAGCCTCTTCCGGGAACACGGACAAACCTTGAAGAAAATGCCCCAATTCGACATTATATGGGCCAACCGGTCAAAAGAGGACATCAAGACCGACAACCCTGTcattgagcttctcgagaaaCTGAAGGAAATGTCTCGGGGGAAGATCAACTATGTTTGCgttgtggatgaggaggggagattCATCACCGCGAATGATATCGTCGCCAAGACGCAAATCACACCGCCGCGAAAGTCATGGTTTTGGAATTCTTCAAAGGCCGAATCAACCCCGTCAAAAGAAGACGTCAACTGCTACTACCACTCCTCAAAACACCTGATCACTTCTGCGGGTGAGGACTATGAgaaggttgatggggagaaCCCACGACGGCAGTGCGCCTGCCCTGTTGGAAGGCCGAGCTTTAAGAATCTGCTTATGGTGTCTGGGCCCGAGGGTTTCAACAATTACTTTGCTGGACCAAAGTATTGGGCTGACGGCAAGGAGAGGCAGGGCCCGGTTGGGGGTGTTATTGGGGAGTTGGCGAAGAAGTACCCAAGTTTGGCGAGCGATTGGCTTGTGTTGAAGTTGTAA